GAAGACTACAGAAAAATGTTGAAATATATTCAGACAGTTCACAATTAAGGAACACTGTCCAACAATCACAGGAAGTACCTCAAAAGCCTGCTCAGGATAATAGTCCAAAACACATGCCTGTGGCTACATCAAATAATATGACCCCTATCACTGCCTTTTCGACAAGTGTTCCATCAGTTCCAAATAAGCAGAATAATAGCACTCAAGCTGCTAAGGTCTCCCCAGATCTTCCTTGTACAATTGACATTAAGAGAACTAATGGTCAACTAAGAACCGAACGCTTCATTCACCTGCAGAAGTTTCTAAAACAATGTGATGAGACCGACCAAAGAGAGTACATGCAAAGTGAGCTATCCTGTTCGATGAGTTTGTTTGGTGCTACTCACTTCCTTGTGTTCTTTATTGACTATAACGGTATGTTTTTATGTGATTTCGGTCAGTGATAATGCATTTATCTCCCGCTGAGCTTAGCAAGCATGCTGTCGAGTTGGAGAAGAGAGCAATCCAGTTAACCGTGGAGGAAGGTATATACTTTTTGTACAATTGTTTGCTTCATTCTTATTTGCAATTTCTATATCTTTGATTGGCATCAAAGTAtgttaaaatatcttaaagttTTGCATTGACTTATGAGCATGCATTGGAATTGGAGAATGATTACTTTTCTGGATTGAATTCTTGCGTTTTTTATAATATTCAAGGTTCCAAAATCCGCTAGGCGCTAGTCGGGCAGGGACTAGGCGCCGCTAATCAAATTCTGCGGTATCAACATAATAAATCACGTACTAGAACTTCAACACAATAACAACAGATTTAAAATGCGTTCAAAATAGTATCACTGACAGCAGAGATGGAATTTAGAAACAATgattcagaattgaatagaataaGTTATGGTTTAAACTTAGCCTATCCAAAGAGAGCATCAGGGGAAGGAAAATACGAGAAAGAAAGTATCAATGCTAAATAATTGAATAGAATAATTTAAGGTTTAAACTTAACTTAGCCGAGAAGGGAAaaaatgagaaggaaaataCCAATGCTAATAACTTACATGCTTTTCTGCAAATACCAAGGACTTTCACACTCACCTGAAACGAGGAGATTGAGATAACGTTAAAATCAGAAGAAGTTGCTTAATAAAATGGTACCAGAATCAGTTATAAAAATTCTTCAAATTTGTTTCATGTACTCGAGGTAGCAAAGTCATATATATCAAGAAATGCAAGAAACCGAAAGAAAAAAGAGGTAGAAGAAAGACATCGTTGCTGCTCCACAAGACGGGAGATGTAAATATTTCCCATCAGGCTTCTCGATTTCTTTGGTGCTGCGTTAGATTTAGGGCAGCCTCTTTtcaacttttaattttttaattgggttttaaaatattaaaacccCAAACAATTTTTTTCGAAACAAATCAGGCCTATTTAAGGGTGTCAGGCACCCAGGCGCGCCAAGGAGCGCCCAGGCGCCTAGGCTAGCCGCCTAGCACATTATCGGTGCGGTAGGTCGCCGCCTGCGCCTAGGGCGCATTTTAGAACATTGATAATATTCAGACCGTAGTATTTCATAAAAGTAGGAAAAGGGACTCATTTTAAAGATGTTTAGGATTAATTTCCCGAGAAATCAGGCATAAGCCTTTGATTGCTAGAAATGAAGGAAAATGCGCAATATTATACAATGGTGGCATCGGATTTCGGTGTAATTTTGGAGTTCTAGAAAGCTCtttttttaactttaattaagTATATCTTTCATATGCGTCATCAGTAGCAAAAAATGGAACTATTGGTACATGTTGGAGAGCATGTATTATTCGGCTATATTCCTAATGTATGGTGTACTGCATTCTGAAGCCATATAACTGGCATTTTGATGTGCTTGTGAAACTAAAACTATTACTATATCACATCTACGAAGAAGTAGGAGTATTCAACTTAAAATGACTGATGTACTGGTGAGAAAGCATTCCTTGTTGGGACATAATAACTACAGCAAATGACAGCACTGAGTAACCTGCATCGTTGTATTGTTTTCTGTGAAAAGTGCCATATTTAATATGATGAGTTTGTGGGTTTTGATGCCATGATGACAACTTAGTGTAGACTCTCGGCAGATGATGGACTCATTTTCATCTAGCATTAAATATAACGTGACATGGCAGGAGGAGTATGTACTTGAGTTGAAGAATGCTCATTAATTATTGTTTTGTTTCATGCCTTTGCATCTGTGTTTAACCATTGACCCATTAATTTAGTAATCCATGGTTACCTTGGTAATCATATTTAATACCCCAACAAAAATGGGTCGATAACTTCCTTAATGACTATCGTTGAGTTTTGGGCTTGAGTCAATTGAAATTGTCGAGATTTTCTGGTTGGATATGGCTTGTCGAGGCCATTCCATTTGGTTGGAAGAAAGTCTTGTCTTGTACTATTCCTTCTCATGACAGTAGTATCAAGTATGAGTGTATGACACATGTTCATTCAACTTTCTTAAGTTTTGTTTGCATCTAGGCGGTCACTTTGTTTGGCTTCCATTTAAGAAACTAATTCTCTATTTTTTAAAGTAAAACCAAATTATTATATTGTCTCGTGTCAttgtttgaaaatatattttaatcaaTTTTCATTCATTCAAACACAACAATTAATTTTAATACAGTTCTCGTCTGTTCCCAAAAATAtccaattaaattatatttttacccGATGtacattatttttaaaattttaagatatcTGGCTCCTAGTTATTCACATAAAcatcaaataaaaaatgattaaaaatttGTCGTACACAAAATACTATATAAGTTGATGTTAAATTGTCCCAGAAGCAAACTCATACGATCATTTTCCAACCACTCTCAAAACCTGCCCCCA
The Primulina eburnea isolate SZY01 chromosome 5, ASM2296580v1, whole genome shotgun sequence genome window above contains:
- the LOC140832840 gene encoding uncharacterized protein isoform X1, encoding MINMELNVSGVGIDGTFTAHDKQLPNTLKKTALRDVHNENAGSMPKQLDNLLTGAGKPNRDAVKVSGNKRLTPERPSSSQGLPSLTYNGMNENVMNARRRFELELGRGRLQKNVEIYSDSSQLRNTVQQSQEVPQKPAQDNSPKHMPVATSNNMTPITAFSTSVPSVPNKQNNSTQAAKVSPDLPCTIDIKRTNGQLRTERFIHLQKFLKQCDETDQREYMQMIMHLSPAELSKHAVELEKRAIQLTVEEGNEMQRMKALNILGKPSPTNNLLSST
- the LOC140832840 gene encoding uncharacterized protein isoform X2; the encoded protein is MPKQLDNLLTGAGKPNRDAVKVSGNKRLTPERPSSSQGLPSLTYNGMNENVMNARRRFELELGRGRLQKNVEIYSDSSQLRNTVQQSQEVPQKPAQDNSPKHMPVATSNNMTPITAFSTSVPSVPNKQNNSTQAAKVSPDLPCTIDIKRTNGQLRTERFIHLQKFLKQCDETDQREYMQMIMHLSPAELSKHAVELEKRAIQLTVEEGNEMQRMKALNILGKPSPTNNLLSST